One genomic window of Legionella jordanis includes the following:
- the dotA gene encoding type IVB secretion system protein DotA: MNKIALILLGLLVPTLVLAADNGTTLNFSPPPSDYSVIFLGNIFGIVDGVLHGTGSQIMGTMFGVFNAAVLAIGGIIIMYTLMVSTMNTAHEGQMLGQKWSSIWVPMRSVLGLTLMIPKASGYCVMQIFVMWIVVQGVGAADKVWQAALSYLNRGGAIIQTQMSPTKSLLAGSNNEVATGAEIILSGQVCMLGLQTALNNQRQSYLNLQQNNAGPCAGSPSGPMKDFCENPVPDFLSSVNVVAYENDHKKDSAFTVPMPNLSDKPYSALNGICGSLHWNKFTGADNLSNVSLTKDELKTTQMSRAIGIQQMYIDLSSVAQIMVNNDPLLNNNLAPISGSDGSQKYFSSNAVQQFGVPLTPNSQQICDGNNANTSECSNWGSDPNSTNNSSPLFNGTEVQGAIADYNGILLPALNLLEQDQKGQSAKDARAFIQDANNYGWILAGSYFFNLAQLNSTSMLNPDKTDSGTGLGESIFPTILPAVTSGFASNNTCSPGQSAPNYLCQWMQGDPAPINAVVGLIDGSNVGQERVNFPASKDIAGLNTGGQDVSAAKGAASSTVYGFLHNSMMVQLPGQPGQNPPQFAMKFNINIDLSKFQLPSQDFPCGELKIMFFHMCLGSLMGEVFYNLIIRNIFNFFLNAIAQIINAVIMTFLSVPLLGIAATFRAGVAMIQQPSVNPVIALANMGVNYINFANELWIVLLTVAVTTSLIPLFGLFIFALIAMAFPLLFAWMSVMLSIGFITAYYVPFLPYMIFTFGAIAWLMVVIEAMVAAPIVALGITHPEGHDAFGKGEQAIMILFNVFLRPAMMIIGYIAAIALTYVSVWIINAGFSNAMAFIQGSYTSGGDWSFNSNWNAQNAPNLVDQAGQMNMTQGYTGWAGIYGFFFSLLTYTTMYLIVVQKSFTLITVLPDKVLRWIGGQAESTGQEVAQWGEDVKGQVKGGGDSTSKAAQQIDSQLSAGGQKAVGKVKGLFKKGGPSIGGQGSTGTDSTPSKPDD; the protein is encoded by the coding sequence TGCTCGTTCCAACTTTGGTTCTTGCAGCTGACAACGGTACAACCTTGAATTTTTCACCACCGCCAAGTGATTACTCGGTTATATTTCTTGGCAATATTTTTGGTATCGTGGATGGGGTTTTGCATGGTACCGGAAGCCAGATTATGGGCACCATGTTTGGGGTGTTTAATGCGGCCGTTCTTGCCATTGGCGGTATTATCATCATGTACACTCTAATGGTGTCTACGATGAATACTGCACATGAAGGCCAAATGCTTGGGCAAAAATGGTCTTCTATTTGGGTACCTATGCGCTCCGTCCTAGGCCTTACCTTAATGATACCCAAGGCCAGCGGGTATTGTGTAATGCAGATTTTTGTTATGTGGATTGTCGTCCAGGGGGTTGGTGCCGCAGACAAAGTGTGGCAAGCCGCGTTGAGCTATTTAAACCGTGGTGGAGCCATTATCCAAACCCAAATGAGTCCGACAAAGTCGTTATTAGCTGGAAGCAATAACGAGGTAGCTACTGGCGCTGAAATCATTCTTTCGGGTCAAGTTTGTATGCTGGGTTTGCAAACGGCTCTTAACAATCAAAGGCAAAGCTATTTAAATCTCCAGCAAAACAATGCAGGACCTTGCGCAGGCTCCCCCTCCGGCCCCATGAAAGATTTTTGCGAGAACCCTGTCCCTGATTTTCTAAGCAGCGTAAACGTGGTCGCTTACGAGAATGATCATAAAAAGGACAGCGCTTTTACTGTTCCCATGCCCAATCTAAGCGACAAACCTTATAGTGCGCTTAATGGTATTTGTGGCTCATTGCATTGGAATAAATTTACAGGAGCCGACAATCTTTCAAACGTTAGTCTAACCAAAGATGAGCTAAAAACCACACAAATGTCCAGAGCCATTGGTATACAGCAAATGTATATTGATTTATCCAGTGTTGCTCAAATTATGGTTAATAATGACCCCTTGCTAAATAACAATCTAGCCCCTATAAGTGGCTCCGATGGAAGCCAAAAATACTTCTCGTCAAATGCCGTTCAGCAATTCGGTGTTCCCTTGACCCCTAACTCACAACAAATTTGCGATGGTAACAATGCAAACACAAGTGAGTGCAGCAACTGGGGCTCCGACCCAAATAGTACCAACAACTCATCACCATTATTTAATGGAACTGAGGTCCAGGGAGCCATCGCTGATTACAATGGTATCTTACTACCTGCTCTCAATTTATTAGAGCAAGACCAGAAAGGTCAGTCTGCCAAGGATGCAAGAGCCTTTATCCAGGATGCAAACAATTACGGTTGGATTTTGGCTGGAAGTTATTTCTTCAACTTGGCTCAGCTTAATTCCACCTCGATGCTTAATCCCGATAAAACAGACTCAGGAACCGGTTTGGGTGAAAGTATCTTCCCTACGATTTTACCCGCTGTGACCAGTGGTTTTGCTTCAAACAATACCTGCTCCCCAGGCCAATCTGCACCCAACTATTTGTGCCAGTGGATGCAAGGAGATCCTGCTCCCATTAATGCTGTAGTGGGTTTAATAGACGGCTCCAATGTTGGCCAGGAACGGGTCAACTTCCCAGCATCTAAAGACATTGCCGGACTTAATACGGGCGGACAAGATGTTTCTGCTGCTAAAGGAGCGGCTTCTTCAACCGTCTATGGCTTCCTGCATAATTCTATGATGGTTCAATTACCTGGGCAACCCGGGCAAAATCCTCCACAATTTGCTATGAAATTTAACATCAATATCGATTTATCCAAATTTCAATTGCCAAGCCAGGATTTCCCATGCGGTGAATTGAAGATCATGTTCTTCCACATGTGTTTGGGTTCCTTAATGGGAGAGGTATTCTATAACCTCATTATTCGAAACATATTTAACTTCTTCTTGAATGCGATCGCCCAAATTATCAATGCGGTCATCATGACCTTCCTTTCAGTGCCATTACTGGGAATTGCAGCAACATTCCGGGCTGGGGTAGCTATGATTCAACAGCCATCGGTGAACCCAGTTATTGCCTTGGCGAATATGGGTGTTAACTACATTAACTTTGCCAATGAACTATGGATTGTCTTGCTCACGGTTGCCGTAACCACCTCATTGATTCCATTGTTTGGCCTATTCATTTTCGCACTGATAGCAATGGCCTTCCCGCTGTTGTTTGCCTGGATGTCAGTCATGTTAAGTATTGGGTTTATCACGGCCTATTATGTGCCATTCCTGCCTTATATGATCTTTACATTCGGCGCCATTGCCTGGTTAATGGTCGTGATTGAAGCCATGGTAGCTGCGCCAATTGTGGCCTTGGGAATAACCCATCCTGAAGGTCATGATGCTTTTGGTAAGGGTGAACAAGCCATTATGATTTTGTTTAATGTCTTCTTAAGGCCTGCGATGATGATCATTGGCTATATTGCCGCGATTGCTTTGACTTACGTATCGGTTTGGATTATTAACGCCGGCTTCTCCAATGCTATGGCCTTTATCCAAGGAAGCTACACCAGCGGTGGCGATTGGAGCTTTAACTCCAATTGGAACGCTCAAAATGCACCCAATCTGGTTGATCAGGCAGGTCAAATGAACATGACTCAAGGATATACAGGCTGGGCAGGCATATATGGCTTCTTCTTCTCGCTTCTGACTTACACAACGATGTACCTAATCGTTGTGCAAAAATCATTTACCTTAATTACTGTCCTTCCCGATAAAGTGCTGCGTTGGATTGGTGGTCAGGCTGAAAGCACTGGACAGGAGGTTGCACAGTGGGGTGAAGATGTTAAAGGGCAGGTGAAAGGCGGTGGTGACTCCACTTCAAAAGCTGCTCAACAAATTGATTCTCAATTGTCTGCCGGAGGCCAAAAAGCAGTTGGCAAAGTTAAAGGGTTGTTCAAGAAAGGTGGTCCTAGCATTGGAGGTCAAGGAAGCACTGGAACAGACTCCACGCCTAGCAAACCGGATGATTGA